The genomic segment ACGTCCGAGGAAGTGTTGGGACAGATCATCATCGGAAAAAACCTTCTCGTTGGCGATAACCTGGACCGCGAATGCCTCGTTCATCTCCACCAGGCCCACGGACGAGAAATCCACCCCTGTACGTTCGAGAAGCAGGGCGGTGGAGTAGGCCGGTCCGAGGCCCATTCTCTTTGGAGCAAGCCCCGCAAAGGCGTGCCCGATGAGGACTCCCAGCGGCTCCAGACCCAGCTTCGAGGCAGTCCCCTCGCCCATCACCAGGACCGCTGCCCCCCCGTCGGTGATCTGGGAGGAGTTGCCCGCGGTCACCGAACCGTATCGCCGGTCGAACACAGGTTTCAGCTTCGCCAGGGCCTCCATGTTCTGCTTCTTTCTGATCCCGTTATCGAAGATCACGGGCTCCTTGAAGGGCGGGGATATTACCGGCATGATCTCGTCGGCGAATCTGCCTGCCTCGTGGGCGGCGGTCGCACGTTGATGGCTCATGAGAGACAGTTCGTCCTGGGCCTCGCGGGAGATGGAGAGTTCCCTTGCGAGGACCTCGGCCGTATCGCCCATATTAAGACGACAGGTCGGATCGGTGAGGCCAAGCATCAACCCGACCCTTGGAATGAAATGGCGTGGCCTGAAACGACTGATGGCGGCAACTTTTTTGCCCAGGCCCCGGGCACGCTGAAACCCGGTAAAAACCTCCTTTGCTTCAGGGGACATGAAGAAGGGGATGTTGCTCATGGACTCCACCCCCCCGGCCACCACTATCTCAGCCTCGCCTGTCATGATGGACTGGGCCGCGTTAATTACCGACTGGATCCCCGAGGCGCAGTTCCGGTGGACGGTAAATGCCGGTACCCGTTCCGGGAGGCCGCCGTAAAGCCCGATGACACGGGCGACGTTGACCGCGTCGATGGGTTGGGCCACGTTTCCCATGATCACCGAATCCACCAGATCCGGATCGATCCCGGTGCGGTCCAGAAGCTCTGAAACGACGAGCCTGCCCAGGTCAACTGCCGTCAGATCCTTGAAAATTGATCCTGCCTTGATATAGGGGGTCCTCACCCCGCCGACAATGGCGATCCTCTCTTTCATTCTTTCCCGCCGTCCTCCGGACTATTATCCGGCTTCTCCGATTTCATGTCCCCAGCCCCAAGCAGATCCGAATAGACATCACGGTGGAGGCGTTCTGACCGCCGTGTAAATAACCGCCGGTTAACCTTTCCCGCCTTCATCGCCTCCCCGTTAAAATAGGCTAGCCGGTGAACACTTTCGGTCACATCCCGCCCCTTCTCCTGATCATCCCCTATGCGTGCGAGCATGGCCAGCAGCCCGTAGCAGTCAAGGCTGAGGTATGTGATTCTCCTTAGAAAGAACTCTTTAGCCGTGATCTTCTTTCCGTAAAACAGGAGGCCCAGGTGGGCCATTCGGCGTACCGCCCTGGCGTTTCGACGGGCGGTGTGGGCGGCGCGTCTCATCTCACCGTTTTTGCAGCGCAGCCGCAGGGACGGGCATTTGAGCCCTTCCTTGAGAAGGTAGAACGCCTGGCCAACCCGCCCGCGCCCCGATTCTTTCAATCTCTTGCCCAGCGCCCTCATGAGGGATAGGGCAGGATAGATGGAGTGTATCTCCGTGGTGCCCTCGAAAACGGTGGTGACACGGAAGTCGCGCATCCTTTTCTCGTACGGCTGTACTGCCAGGTACCCCGCGCCGCCGGCCGTCTGAAGGGCATCGTACAGGGTGTCCCACGCACGGGTGGTGCCGTAAAGCTTCACGTGGGAACTCTCCATGGCCATTCCCCCGACAGGGTCTTCTTCGAGCAGTCTTGAGGTGGAGGCTGTCATGGACGCCGCTGCAAAGGCGTGGACCCTGGCGCGGACCATCTTCTCCTGGATCAGCTGGAAGTCCCGGATGGGCACTCCGAACTGTTTCCTTGAGGTCGCCCTCTTCATCATATCTTCCACCGACTGTTCCATGGCTCCCACGGAGGCCGCACCCAGGCCGAGACGCCCGTAGTTGAGGATGGTCATGGCGATCTTGAAGCCGTCCCCCGGCTGTCCCAGG from the bacterium BMS3Abin14 genome contains:
- the fadI gene encoding 3-ketoacyl-CoA thiolase, whose amino-acid sequence is MKERIAIVGGVRTPYIKAGSIFKDLTAVDLGRLVVSELLDRTGIDPDLVDSVIMGNVAQPIDAVNVARVIGLYGGLPERVPAFTVHRNCASGIQSVINAAQSIMTGEAEIVVAGGVESMSNIPFFMSPEAKEVFTGFQRARGLGKKVAAISRFRPRHFIPRVGLMLGLTDPTCRLNMGDTAEVLARELSISREAQDELSLMSHQRATAAHEAGRFADEIMPVISPPFKEPVIFDNGIRKKQNMEALAKLKPVFDRRYGSVTAGNSSQITDGGAAVLVMGEGTASKLGLEPLGVLIGHAFAGLAPKRMGLGPAYSTALLLERTGVDFSSVGLVEMNEAFAVQVIANEKVFSDDDLSQHFLGRKAMGALDRGILNVNGGAIAMGHPVGSTGTRMILTILHEMRRRSVDLGIATLCVGGGQGASVLLERA
- the mmgC gene encoding acyl-CoA dehydrogenase; this translates as MSDRKTGEETENEVRRTGFLEGLYLDGFDETRFKSLVPAGPDQKAVEIIRRYRELIKGHSPAALEKKGKIPDKLWDGLKEIGLFGLNIPEEYGGVGLTLAGYLSVLRDMARTDMALALTPTAHLSIGLKGIILFGSEEQKKKYLTPAASGEMIFAYVLTEPKAGSDAQHIETTAELSGDGTHYILNGQKTYITNGGFAGGLTVFAQMDPEHPGFMGALIVETAWDGVKVGREIPKMGLKISSTTPISFDDVRVPVKNLLGQPGDGFKIAMTILNYGRLGLGAASVGAMEQSVEDMMKRATSRKQFGVPIRDFQLIQEKMVRARVHAFAAASMTASTSRLLEEDPVGGMAMESSHVKLYGTTRAWDTLYDALQTAGGAGYLAVQPYEKRMRDFRVTTVFEGTTEIHSIYPALSLMRALGKRLKESGRGRVGQAFYLLKEGLKCPSLRLRCKNGEMRRAAHTARRNARAVRRMAHLGLLFYGKKITAKEFFLRRITYLSLDCYGLLAMLARIGDDQEKGRDVTESVHRLAYFNGEAMKAGKVNRRLFTRRSERLHRDVYSDLLGAGDMKSEKPDNSPEDGGKE